In the Prochlorococcus marinus str. MIT 9312 genome, TTAATTAGCTATAAGATTACACCGCAAATTGGTGTCGAAAATTTTACCTCAACTACTATCTCGAGTTGTATCTTAATTCTGATTGTTATTACTTGGGTAACATCTTATATTTATAGAGTTTTAAATGGAAAGATGACTTTTATGGAACAAAGGAAGCGTTATAGAAAAAAGTATGAAAAAGTTGTTAATGATAAACTTGAAAATAAGTTCAATGCATTGTCAAAGGAAGAGCAGGAAAAACTAATGGAAGATTTAGAAAAAAATCCATAAACTTTCATAGACAAAATCTAAAATTCATGAAAGATAACAAAATGCAAATTACTAAAAATGAATCTTTATCAAAGGTAGATGAGAAGTTTTATGAGTTAAAAAAAAATAAAAAAATAGCTTTGATGCCTTTCATAATGGCTGGGGATCCCAATATTGAAATAACCTCTGAGATCTTATTAAAGTTACAAGAAAATGGAGCGGACCTTATTGAATTAGGCATCCCATACAGTGATCCACTCGCAGACGGACCTGTTATTCAAGTAGCGGCCTCTCGCGCCTTAAAGTCAGGTACTACCCCAAGAAAAGTAATTACAATTTTAGAGTCTTTAAAAGGTAAATTAAATATTCCCATCATACTTTTTTCTTACTTAAATCCCTTACTATGTTTTGGCTTTGAACAGTTTTGTGAGACAGCATCTAATGCTGGTGTTTCTGGACTAATAATTCCTGATCTACCTTTAGAGGAAGCTTGTAAATTTTCTAAAATAGTTAGCAACCATTCTATGGACTTGATTTTATTGGTAGCTCCAACTACTCCTTTTGAAAGAATGAAACAAATATCAAATCATACAAAAGGCTTTACTTATTTGGTAAGTGTTACAGGTGTCACTGGTGAGAGAAATAAAATGGAAAATAGAGTAGAAAATCTTATCGCTAAATTAAAAGAAATAAATTCTAATCCAATTGCTGTTGGTTTTGGGATATCAACTCCTGAACATGTTAATAAAGTTCGAGAGTGGGGAGCAGATGGAGTAATTATTGGGAGCGCATTTGTAAAACGAATTTCTAGTTCAAGTGAAAGAGATGTCGTTGATCATGTGGGTGAATTTTGTAAGGATATGCGTTTAGCTGCTGATCAAAAAAAATAAATACAAAGCGAATATATTGATAAAAAAACTAATTAGTAATTTAAAAAATTAAGTATCAAATTTATGTTTGTTAGCTTTAAGATTCTTCAGTAGGTAATAATCTTATTTGTTTTCTTCCAAGCTTAATTTCAAATTCATCACCTGCTTTTAAATCTAAAAGTGCTGTATATGCTTTCCCAATCAAAAGATTTCCGTTCCCTTGAACTGTAGCTATATAACTTAGCTTTCTTCCTCCTTTGCCAATTCCTGCAACTCCAGAGTCACCAAGATTAACTCCTTTTGCTTCTAGTAATGCTTCATAAAATGCGGTGAAATTTAGGCGTTCACCCCCATTTTTCTTGGTGGAAACATATCCACAAGCTCGAACAATGTCAGACTTGCTAACATCACCAAGCTCTTTAACTTTTGCAAGAAGATCACTACCAGTTAGCATAATTAATTAAAAGAAAGTTCTTCTTAAATAAGATAGCAATTTGTGTGTAATCTATGCAATTATTTAGTATATATTTATTCTATTATTTATCTTTAAAAATGGAAAAGTTTGTAGTTTTTGGAAAGTACTGTGAAGATGCAATCATAAAAAGGGCCCCATTTCGTGAACAACATCTTAATAGACTTAAAAACTTAAAAGATCGCGATATTTTAGTTACTTTAGGACCAACAAAATGTACAAAATATTTGTTTGGTATTTTTAATGCTAATAATACAGATCAATTAAGAGATCTAATTGAGGAAGATATATATTGGGAAAAAGGTATTTGGATTAATTTTGAAATTTATCCCTGGGTTCAAGCTTTTTAAATAGAATTTATAATATTTTTTAGTATTTGATATTATTTATTAAAGTAAAATTTATTTAAAAGAAAATATATAAAAATATTTTTTATTAATAATTTAATTTTTGATTATGTATAGAAATTAAAGCGATATTTATTTTAAAAGGTTGGTTTTTAAGAGTGATATATTTCTATGAAAACTCTTAGTGAAGTTTGAATATTATTTCTTATTAAAATAGAATGTTTTAAAAAATATTTATTTACTAGTGTCTTGATTTATCTGATTTACTAAAGAGTCGATATCTAATTGGTTATATGGTGGTGTTTGTTTTGTCTCTTGGTAATCATTTTTTATATTGTTTAACCAATTTTGTTCAATCTTTATGAGATTCTTTGCAATGTTGAACATACCGCCTTTTTTATATAATTCTTTAATTTTAAGAATAATCTCAGAGGTTCTGCTCGATTTAATATTTAATTCATTTGCTAAATCTTTTTGGTTAAATCCATGAGATTTTAACCAATCTTTAATAAAGGAGACGAGTTCTTTTTCTTCCTGTTGAGATAATCTACTCATTCAATAAAAAGGGAATAACTTATTAAGCTTAATCTCTGCTCTTGCTCTTATTGAAGGAGTCATATATTTGCTCCATATACTAAGTACTGCTGTGAGGGCTACAAAATCATCACTAAAACCAACTAATGGCATAAAGTCAGGGAAAAGGTCAAATGGCATAATTAAATAGGCGAGAGCAGCCATTAATGAAACTCTTACTTGTGCTGGAGTGTAAGGATCTATAGCCATCTCCAAAACTTCTAAGGCAGGCTTGGCAATTGTTCTTCCTGCTTTAATAAGAATCTTGATAATGATATTTTCATCAAATGTTGAACTTTCTAAAACTTCAGCATCATAAATTTTTTCTTGGTTTTTGTAATTCTCTTTCATCGTTATAAATGAAATTTAAATATTTCTAATGATATT is a window encoding:
- a CDS encoding DUF3007 family protein; translated protein: MTKGKVIQIGIFVSLIGLISYKITPQIGVENFTSTTISSCILILIVITWVTSYIYRVLNGKMTFMEQRKRYRKKYEKVVNDKLENKFNALSKEEQEKLMEDLEKNP
- the trpA gene encoding tryptophan synthase subunit alpha, which produces MKDNKMQITKNESLSKVDEKFYELKKNKKIALMPFIMAGDPNIEITSEILLKLQENGADLIELGIPYSDPLADGPVIQVAASRALKSGTTPRKVITILESLKGKLNIPIILFSYLNPLLCFGFEQFCETASNAGVSGLIIPDLPLEEACKFSKIVSNHSMDLILLVAPTTPFERMKQISNHTKGFTYLVSVTGVTGERNKMENRVENLIAKLKEINSNPIAVGFGISTPEHVNKVREWGADGVIIGSAFVKRISSSSERDVVDHVGEFCKDMRLAADQKK
- a CDS encoding AbrB family transcriptional regulator — protein: MLTGSDLLAKVKELGDVSKSDIVRACGYVSTKKNGGERLNFTAFYEALLEAKGVNLGDSGVAGIGKGGRKLSYIATVQGNGNLLIGKAYTALLDLKAGDEFEIKLGRKQIRLLPTEES
- a CDS encoding YciI family protein, which gives rise to MEKFVVFGKYCEDAIIKRAPFREQHLNRLKNLKDRDILVTLGPTKCTKYLFGIFNANNTDQLRDLIEEDIYWEKGIWINFEIYPWVQAF
- a CDS encoding YkvA family protein, with product MKENYKNQEKIYDAEVLESSTFDENIIIKILIKAGRTIAKPALEVLEMAIDPYTPAQVRVSLMAALAYLIMPFDLFPDFMPLVGFSDDFVALTAVLSIWSKYMTPSIRARAEIKLNKLFPFY